A window of the Coleofasciculaceae cyanobacterium genome harbors these coding sequences:
- a CDS encoding metal ABC transporter ATP-binding protein: MHQPIVRVKDLSVMRGEYLAVDNVSFELLPGTHTAIIGPNGAGKSTLIKTILGLIEARSGEIKLFNSTGRQLNQFKTEVGYIPQKFPFDRTFPLTVSELVGLGLNTKQWWYSSKRKHRIIQQALEQVHLSKQAKQKIGTLSGGELKRVLLAYCLVIPRRLLVLDEALAGVDATGEIEFAALLNNLKQEQNWTILEVSHDLDLVSKYCDSVICLNRRLLYQGLPQDTLTSENLLQIYGSLVTPTCHHHEPTRRTESF; this comes from the coding sequence ATGCACCAACCCATAGTTAGAGTCAAAGATTTATCGGTGATGCGTGGGGAGTATTTAGCAGTAGATAATGTCTCTTTTGAATTATTGCCAGGTACTCATACGGCGATTATTGGCCCTAATGGTGCGGGCAAAAGTACCCTGATCAAAACTATTTTAGGATTAATTGAGGCGCGATCGGGTGAGATTAAGTTATTTAACTCTACTGGCAGACAGTTGAATCAATTCAAAACTGAAGTTGGCTATATTCCGCAAAAGTTTCCTTTCGATCGTACCTTTCCTTTAACCGTATCCGAGTTAGTAGGTTTGGGATTAAATACTAAGCAATGGTGGTACTCCAGTAAACGCAAACATAGAATTATTCAACAGGCTTTAGAACAAGTTCATCTGAGTAAACAAGCCAAACAAAAAATCGGTACTCTTAGCGGTGGAGAATTAAAACGAGTATTACTAGCTTATTGTTTAGTTATTCCCCGTCGTCTTTTAGTCTTGGATGAAGCTTTAGCAGGGGTAGATGCTACGGGAGAAATCGAATTTGCTGCTTTGCTAAATAATCTCAAACAAGAACAAAACTGGACGATTTTGGAAGTTTCCCACGATTTAGATTTGGTTAGTAAATATTGCGACTCAGTTATTTGTTTAAACCGTCGCTTACTCTACCAAGGTTTGCCTCAAGATACTTTGACATCAGAAAACTTACTACAAATATACGGTTCTTTAGTCACTCCTACCTGTCATCATCATGAACCTACCAGACGTACTGAGTCTTTTTAG
- a CDS encoding metal ABC transporter permease — MNLPDVLSLFSLPFMQRAVLGGVLFGILGGILGSFLILRRLSLFGDTVGHSAMLGVVLAALLELPSTWTLIGFTVAFGLGVIYLIDRTDLGSDTVLCISLSGSVALGTIGFSYLKGYRGNLLSILFGDILAISNTDLILLLLLLGVTLAWLIISLPEQILLTLNSDLAIVKGVPVRSHRYLFIILLAITIALTIRAVGILLVNGFLVIPAATARLICQQFVPFLATAAGVGALSGVMGMVISGTFDLPSGPSIVLVQLAGFLAVALWCRQG; from the coding sequence ATGAACCTACCAGACGTACTGAGTCTTTTTAGTTTACCCTTTATGCAACGAGCAGTGCTTGGAGGGGTGCTGTTTGGTATTTTAGGCGGAATCTTAGGCAGCTTTTTAATCCTGCGTCGTCTCTCTTTATTCGGCGATACTGTGGGACATTCGGCAATGTTAGGAGTAGTTTTAGCTGCTTTATTAGAATTACCTTCTACCTGGACATTAATCGGTTTTACTGTCGCTTTTGGTTTAGGGGTAATTTATCTAATCGACAGAACCGATTTAGGTAGCGATACAGTATTATGTATTTCCCTGTCAGGTTCGGTAGCTTTGGGAACGATTGGCTTTAGTTATTTAAAAGGATATAGGGGTAATTTATTGTCAATTTTGTTTGGCGATATTCTGGCAATTAGTAATACAGATTTAATTTTATTATTATTACTTTTGGGCGTAACTTTAGCCTGGTTAATTATCAGTTTACCAGAGCAAATATTACTAACTCTCAACAGTGATTTAGCTATAGTAAAAGGTGTACCCGTTCGGAGTCATCGTTACCTATTTATCATTCTCTTAGCAATCACTATTGCCCTAACTATTCGCGCCGTTGGTATTTTACTTGTTAACGGGTTTCTAGTTATTCCTGCTGCTACCGCCAGATTAATTTGTCAGCAGTTTGTCCCATTTTTGGCCACTGCTGCTGGTGTGGGTGCGCTGAGTGGAGTAATGGGAATGGTTATTTCTGGGACGTTTGATTTACCTAGTGGCCCAAGTATTGTTTTGGTTCAGTTAGCTGGGTTTTTGGCAGTGGCTTTATGGTGTCGGCAAGGTTAA
- a CDS encoding phage integrase N-terminal SAM-like domain-containing protein, with the protein MRLKHYSYQTKKTYVHWIKRYILFHNKQHFKDMGGKEIEAFLIDLAVNQKVAASTQNQALHAILFLYKQILKQDLDLKVDAVRAKRNKYLPTVLTKEEVLAIINNLSGVYPLVVKLLYGTGLRLTEGLQLRVKDVDFAQQQIIVLF; encoded by the coding sequence ATTCGACTTAAACATTATTCATATCAAACGAAAAAAACTTACGTTCATTGGATTAAACGCTACATTTTATTTCACAATAAACAGCATTTTAAAGACATGGGAGGAAAGGAAATCGAAGCTTTTTTGATAGATTTAGCTGTCAATCAAAAGGTTGCAGCCTCCACGCAAAATCAAGCACTTCATGCCATTCTATTTTTATATAAACAAATATTAAAACAAGATTTGGATTTAAAAGTTGACGCAGTACGAGCCAAGAGAAATAAATATCTTCCAACCGTTTTAACGAAAGAAGAAGTTTTAGCTATCATCAATAATTTATCAGGTGTTTATCCGCTTGTAGTCAAACTGCTTTATGGAACTGGATTAAGGTTAACTGAAGGTTTGCAATTGCGTGTTAAAGATGTTGATTTCGCCCAGCAGCAAATTATCGTTTTATTTTAA